From Anopheles arabiensis isolate DONGOLA chromosome 3, AaraD3, whole genome shotgun sequence, a single genomic window includes:
- the LOC120901829 gene encoding ral GTPase-activating protein subunit beta isoform X5, translating to MYSEWASLYPVIAENINNAQTQSVLGKFSTVGGRDVAAVVIKQLASTLGITNNAEPSNLHTDQEVQWCMDVICHGLSLPLSEHDIIKDGVNIYCEWISAVLPQTKLSVPRPIIDDPNTYVRKIIKHLYNLFVPRPGEVWPFIYEEELGTDTINRQAVLCHRVLRTLQDTAQNSQILTVETWEALLLFLLAINEILLAPPIVKDDVGDQLCERVLSVLFEVWLLACSRCFPSPSLWKTFQESCAAWRHRIALVEQWNRVNLVLTAKLLEFTYGPAFPEMKIADEDAHLVPDGMTNDGIAQAWIRFLKILGAPTDLCCPQVISRTPQFIQAVLLNADGIEPQHHPCLLSLPQIFLKTMKGIAGLVDAFLGFTKGSFSGLTSSRSTSSSHPNNVPQSASLPSTGFSSMLSLCQENRYPLAANRPRCNSILHLFGEWLFDAAHIGGDTWMQNTKKRAAEAKRRPSSMIMDNRKGSLSQPPSLSEVNDVSPGLTIDKYESGKAEALGALCRIFCAKKTGEEILPVYLARFYMALHQGLKTNDSRECMETLASILYNSSDLFRIDLEGIQVLLPSFISALELILPEKDLRMRSQNVLINKTELRRAAINILLSMLALPLHFQTLPIRDIMGGPNDRSITFLHLKPRLINILMNALQVETDPQNTHMLLGGLHLCVQDSVTFEETENGSAEALHSLHPTAETSNLLSSACSEKSAYSMNSANSSIGGHSTATLSNEPSSLPAFDDFSSDIIHELELSSSAIYDSAHALFVRATYLVCHRLISSWKTDLNVSLAALELLTGLAGMRVKDSDVLECKRAVKWICDYICYQCSRPPPAHIKDLHSTIVAAFQCTSAWLMNHPYLLQDKECLTIVLEVVELGISGSKSVGKPGEPVKYKDEKELKPASMRVRDAAENMLTMILEQIDYFPNECGKQSLSSLLDEVVLAKHSNTSGEYVGELPQEQAIKKFKYFVTENSTVLALFEEPLGNDQDPQPTVTILIRGPFGRHAWTMQLRHLSRSKSGTKYHAPNPGRPVPMNDIMMRQEMEYKYFPDSVDRIPPCVVDYSIPTLDSAEQKIGNQSTKQLARLVEQQVGYEKLSWAETECSVDGLGHAQEASPPSVCHEFQAARLFLSHFGFLTIGQNNASGQKLDGSAPLLTTLDTSKPEFCQDLRMLDKMSPRSCDTIHVFYVKAGQSTEAEIIGNMDPENLSSIEPHFWRMLYTIGWPVAVQEHAGWTGFIGTSWKIPRDNKPCAQQGEQKTGSPEEWNLNGEKTVLYWADVSSEMAIVVPNRNNKVDLTTGEDTGAGDGSGCSSTTYERSVSEIQPRSSSVSTNQPRQYSLDSESARYGSMSKSADPIPPVRRRTGATKPSTLYTAPSAKILLVWLESYEDHLTFPIDGLLPYTRAGYSTQHGTVASIPSSECFIIYLHALSSSLLRVKLQGPVGRMNFAIPLIDGMVVSKRVIGSLIRQTACNMAKRKRLDNDSYQPPHVRRRIKIQEMMQRYKKDLTEPEMLADLFKSSI from the exons ATGTATTCCGAGTGGGCCTCACTCTATCCGGTAATTGCggaaaacatcaacaacgcCCAGACGCAGAGCGTGCTCGGCAAGTTCAGCACGGTCGGGGGCCGTGATGTAGCAGCTGTTGTGATCAAGCAGCTAGCCAGCACCTTGGGCATCACCAACAATGCAGAACCGAGCAATCTTCACACCGACCAGGAG GTGCAATGGTGCATGGATGTAATTTGTCATGGGTTGTCGCTGCCGCTGTCGGAGCACGACATCATTAAGGACGGTGTGAACATCTACTGCGAATGGATCAGTGCCGTGCTGCCCCAGACCAAGCTCAGTGTGCCCCGGCCAATAATCGACGATCCGAACACTTACGTTCggaaaataatcaaacattTGTACAATCTCTTTGTGCCCCGCCCGGGAGAAG TCTGGCCTTTCATTTACGAAGAGGAACTAG GTACGGATACGATCAATCGACAGGCGGTGCTTTGCCATCGTGTACTACGCACGCTACAAGACACGGCACAAAACTCGCAAATTCTGACGGTAGAAACGTGGGAAGCATTGCTGCTGTTCCTGCTGGCCATCAACGAGATTCTGCTCGCACCACCGATCGTGAAGGACGACGTAGGCGATCAGCTTTGCGAGCGTGTGCTGAGCGTGCTGTTCGAGGTGTGGCTGCTGGCGTGCAGCAGATGCTTCCCATCGCCATCGTTGTGGAAAACGTTTCAGGAATCATGCGCCGCCTGGCGTCACCGCATCGCGCTGGTGGAGCAGTGGAATCGAGTGAATCTGGTGCTAACGGCGAAACTGCTCGAGTTTACGTACGGGCCAGCTTTTCCGGAAATGAAAATCG CCGATGAAGACGCTCACCTTGTACCGGACGGTATGACCAACGATGGTATTGCCCAAGCTTGGATACGCTTCCTGAAGATCCTCGGTGCGCCAACGGATCTGTGCTGTCCGCAGGTGATCAGCCGCACACCACAATTTATCCAGGCGGTGCTACTGAACGCGGACGGTATCGAACCGCAGCATCATCCCTGTTTGCTGAGTTTGCCGCAAATTTTCCTCAAAACCATGAAGGGAATTGCCGGACTGGTTGACGCTTTCCTTG GATTTACGAAAGGATCGTTTAGCGGACTTACTAGCAGCCGCAGTACGTCATCTAGCCATCCGAACAATGTACCACAATCGGCATCTCTACCTTCGACGGGATTTTCGT CGATGCTGTCGTTATGCCAGGAAAACCGATATCCTTTAGCGGCAAACCGTCCCAGATGTAACAGCATCTTGCATCTCTTCGGCGAATGGCTGTTCGATGCAGCGCACATCGGCGGTGACACGTGGATGCAAAACACCAAAA AGCGAGCGGCCGAAGCGAAACGGCGCCCTTCGTCCATGATCATGGACAATCGCAAGGGCAGTTTATCGCAGCCACCTTCCCTGTCCGAGGTGAATGACGTTTCGCCCGGGCTTACGATCGACAAGTATGAGTCGGGCAAGGCGGAAGCCCTGGGCGCACTGTGCCGCATATTCTGTGCGAAGAAAACGGGCGAAGAAATTCTGCCCGTATACCTGGCCCGCTTCTATATGGCACTGCACCAGGGGCTCAAGACGAACGATAGCCGGGAGTGTATGGAAACGCTCGCCAGCATATTGTACAACTCTTCCGACCTGTTTCGCATCGATCTGGAAGGCATACAGGTGCTGTTGCCTTCGTTCATTAGCGCGCTGGAGCTGATTTTGCCCGAGAAGGACCTGCGCATGCGGTCGCAAAACGTGCTCATTAACAAAACCGAGCTGCGACGGGCGGCGATCAACATACTGCTCTCCATGCTGGCCCTTCCGCTACACTTCCAGACGCTCCCAATACGCGACATTATGGGTGGACCGAACGATCG AAGCATTACCTTCCTTCATCTCAAACCACGCCTTATCAACATACTCATGAATGCGTTGCAAGTGGAAACGGACCCTCAAAACACGCACATGCTGCTCGGTGGATTGCATCTGTGCGTCCAGGACTCGGTAACGTTTGAGGAGACGGAGAATGGTTCCGCGGAAGCGCTACATTCACTGCATCCGACTGCCGAAACCTCCAATCTGCTCAGCTCGG CCTGCTCCGAGAAGAGTGCCTACTCCATGAACAGCGCCAATTCCAGCATCGGTGGACACAGTACCGCAACACTTAGCAATGAACCTTCTAGTTTGCCGGCTTTTGATGATTTCTCATCCGACATTATTCATGAGTTAGAATTGAGTTCATCTGCAATTTATG ATAGCGCCCATGCGTTGTTTGTGCGAGCGACCTACTTAGTGTGTCATCGACTGATTTCGTCATGGAAAACGGATCTAAACGTATCGCTGGCAGCGCTGGAGCTGCTTACGGGCTTGGCAGGCATGCGTGTAAAAGACTCTG ATGTTCTGGAATGCAAACGAGCTGTAAAGTGGATCTGCGATTACATCTGCTACCAATGCTCGAGACCTCCGCCGGCGCACATTAAGGACCTTCACAGCACGATCGTGGCAGCGTTCCAGTGCACCTCCGCCTGGCTGATGAACCATCCGTACCTGCTGCAGGACAAGGAGTGTCTTACGATCGTGCTGGAAGTCGTGGAGCTTGGCATATCGGGCTCGAAAAGTGTCGGAAAACCGGGCGAACCGGTCAAGTACAAGGACGAAAAGGAGCTCAAGCCGGCCAGTATGCGTGTGCGCGATGCGGCCGAAAACATGCTGACGATGATACTGGAGCAAATTGATTACTTCCCGAACGAGTGTGGCAAGCAGTCGCTGTCGTCGTTGTTGGACGAGGTAGTGCTGGCCAAACATTCCAACACATCGGGAGAGTATGTGGGAGAGTTGCCCCAAGAGCAGGCGATCAAaaagtttaaatattttgtgacGGAAAATTCGACCGTGCTCGCGTTGTTCGAGGAACCGCTCGGTAACGATCAGGATCCTCAGCCAACGGTTACAA TTCTCATTCGCGGTCCATTCGGACGTCACGCCTGGACGATGCAATTGCGTCATCTGTCCAGAAGCAAATCGGGCACAAAGTACCATGCGCCCAACCCGGGCAGACCGGTGCCCATGAACGACATTATGATGCGCCAGGAAATGGAGTACAAATACTTTCCCGACTCTGTTGACCGTATACCACCGTGTGTGGTAGATTATTCCATTCCGACATTGGATTCAGCGGAGCAAAAGATTGGCAACCAGTCCACCAAACAACTGGCCCGGCTAGTGGAGCAACAGGTGGGCTACGAAAAGTTATCCTGGGCCGAAACGGAGTGTTCCGTCGATGGGCTGGGGCATGCACAGGAAGCATCACCACCGAGCGTCTGCCACGAGTTTCAAGCGGCGAGACTGTTTCTGTCCCATTTTGGATTCCTTACCATCGGCCAGAACAACGCTAGTGGTCAAAAATTGGACGGCAGTGCACCGCTGCTAACGACGCTGGACACATCCAAGCCAGAGTTTTGTCAGGATTTGAGAATGTTGGATAAAATGTCTCCCCGGTCCTGTGACACGATACACGTGTTCTACGTGAAGGCCGGTCAAAGCACGGAGGCGGAAATCATCGGCAACATGGATCCGGAGAATCTCTCCTCGATTGAGCCGCATTTTTGGAGGATGCTGTACACGATCGGCTGGCCAGTGGCGGTGCAAGAGCACGCGGGCTGGACCGGTTTCATCGGCACCAGTTGGAAGATTCCGCGAGACAATAAACCCTGTGCGCAGCAAGGCGAGCAAAAGACCGGCTCGCCGGAAGAGTGGAATCTGAATGGGGAAAAGACGGTGCTCTACTGGGCCGATGTTTCCTCCGAGATGGCAATCGTGGTGCCGAATCGTAACAACAAGGTGGACCTAACGACCGGCGAAGATACAGGCGCAGGCGACGGAAGCGGTTGTTCCTCGACGACGTACGAGCGTAGCGTAAGCGAAATACAGCCCCGCTCGTCCTCTGTTTCGACCAACCAGCCACGCCAGTACTCGCTGGACAGTGAATCGGCCCGCTACGGTTCGATGAGCAAATCGGCCGATCCGATTCCACCGGTGCGCCGCAGAACGGGGGCAACCAAACCGAGCACGCTGTACACGGCACCTTCGGCCAAGATTTTGCTCGTTTGGCTGGAAAGCTACGAGGATCATCTAACGTTCCCGATCGATGGACTGCTGCCCTACACCCGAGCCGGTTATTCCACCCAGCACGGGACTGTGGCGTCGATTCCATCGAGTGAATGTTTCATCATCTATCTGCACGCACTTTCCTCGAGCCTGTTGCGTGTGAAGCTGCAAGGACCGGTGGGCCGGATGAACTTTGCCATCCCTCTAATAGACGGAATGGTAGTGAGCAAGCGCGTGATCGGATCACTGATTCGCCAAACCGCGTGTAACATGGCGAAACGAAAGCGTTTGGATAACGACTC cTATCAACCGCCACACGTTCGACGCCGCATCAAGATCCAGGAAATGATGCAAAGATATAAGAAAGATCTGACCGAGCCGGAGATGCTGGCTGACTTATTTAAATCGTCCATATAA
- the LOC120901829 gene encoding ral GTPase-activating protein subunit beta isoform X4, which produces MYSEWASLYPVIAENINNAQTQSVLGKFSTVGGRDVAAVVIKQLASTLGITNNAEPSNLHTDQEVQWCMDVICHGLSLPLSEHDIIKDGVNIYCEWISAVLPQTKLSVPRPIIDDPNTYVRKIIKHLYNLFVPRPGEVWPFIYEEELGTDTINRQAVLCHRVLRTLQDTAQNSQILTVETWEALLLFLLAINEILLAPPIVKDDVGDQLCERVLSVLFEVWLLACSRCFPSPSLWKTFQESCAAWRHRIALVEQWNRVNLVLTAKLLEFTYGPAFPEMKIADEDAHLVPDGMTNDGIAQAWIRFLKILGAPTDLCCPQVISRTPQFIQAVLLNADGIEPQHHPCLLSLPQIFLKTMKGIAGLVDAFLGIAQYRMDESNLLESISQLTFTNNANGGGGVGGGMHSSSGSVISFRHSGGEIKSSVLRASGGLGGLGLGAALGVVGSNAAAGTGPTGSAPGVVSSGGGSGCINNVSIIGCSSSSSSAGSAGAANGGNVGFGFSYDTSTAGFTKGSFSGLTSSRSTSSSHPNNVPQSASLPSTGFSSMLSLCQENRYPLAANRPRCNSILHLFGEWLFDAAHIGGDTWMQNTKKRAAEAKRRPSSMIMDNRKGSLSQPPSLSEVNDVSPGLTIDKYESGKAEALGALCRIFCAKKTGEEILPVYLARFYMALHQGLKTNDSRECMETLASILYNSSDLFRIDLEGIQVLLPSFISALELILPEKDLRMRSQNVLINKTELRRAAINILLSMLALPLHFQTLPIRDIMGGPNDRSITFLHLKPRLINILMNALQVETDPQNTHMLLGGLHLCVQDSVTFEETENGSAEALHSLHPTAETSNLLSSACSEKSAYSMNSANSSIGGHSTATLSNEPSSLPAFDDFSSDIIHELELSSSAIYDSAHALFVRATYLVCHRLISSWKTDLNVSLAALELLTGLAGMRVKDSDVLECKRAVKWICDYICYQCSRPPPAHIKDLHSTIVAAFQCTSAWLMNHPYLLQDKECLTIVLEVVELGISGSKSVGKPGEPVKYKDEKELKPASMRVRDAAENMLTMILEQIDYFPNECGKQSLSSLLDEVVLAKHSNTSGEYVGELPQEQAIKKFKYFVTENSTVLALFEEPLGNDQDPQPTVTILIRGPFGRHAWTMQLRHLSRSKSGTKYHAPNPGRPVPMNDIMMRQEMEYKYFPDSVDRIPPCVVDYSIPTLDSAEQKIGNQSTKQLARLVEQQVGYEKLSWAETECSVDGLGHAQEASPPSVCHEFQAARLFLSHFGFLTIGQNNASGQKLDGSAPLLTTLDTSKPEFCQDLRMLDKMSPRSCDTIHVFYVKAGQSTEAEIIGNMDPENLSSIEPHFWRMLYTIGWPVAVQEHAGWTGFIGTSWKIPRDNKPCAQQGEQKTGSPEEWNLNGEKTVLYWADVSSEMAIVVPNRNNKVDLTTGEDTGAGDGSGCSSTTYERSVSEIQPRSSSVSTNQPRQYSLDSESARYGSMSKSADPIPPVRRRTGATKPSTLYTAPSAKILLVWLESYEDHLTFPIDGLLPYTRAGYSTQHGTVASIPSSECFIIYLHALSSSLLRVKLQGPVGRMNFAIPLIDGMVVSKRVIGSLIRQTACNMAKRKRLDNDSYQPPHVRRRIKIQEMMQRYKKDLTEPEMLADLFKSSI; this is translated from the exons ATGTATTCCGAGTGGGCCTCACTCTATCCGGTAATTGCggaaaacatcaacaacgcCCAGACGCAGAGCGTGCTCGGCAAGTTCAGCACGGTCGGGGGCCGTGATGTAGCAGCTGTTGTGATCAAGCAGCTAGCCAGCACCTTGGGCATCACCAACAATGCAGAACCGAGCAATCTTCACACCGACCAGGAG GTGCAATGGTGCATGGATGTAATTTGTCATGGGTTGTCGCTGCCGCTGTCGGAGCACGACATCATTAAGGACGGTGTGAACATCTACTGCGAATGGATCAGTGCCGTGCTGCCCCAGACCAAGCTCAGTGTGCCCCGGCCAATAATCGACGATCCGAACACTTACGTTCggaaaataatcaaacattTGTACAATCTCTTTGTGCCCCGCCCGGGAGAAG TCTGGCCTTTCATTTACGAAGAGGAACTAG GTACGGATACGATCAATCGACAGGCGGTGCTTTGCCATCGTGTACTACGCACGCTACAAGACACGGCACAAAACTCGCAAATTCTGACGGTAGAAACGTGGGAAGCATTGCTGCTGTTCCTGCTGGCCATCAACGAGATTCTGCTCGCACCACCGATCGTGAAGGACGACGTAGGCGATCAGCTTTGCGAGCGTGTGCTGAGCGTGCTGTTCGAGGTGTGGCTGCTGGCGTGCAGCAGATGCTTCCCATCGCCATCGTTGTGGAAAACGTTTCAGGAATCATGCGCCGCCTGGCGTCACCGCATCGCGCTGGTGGAGCAGTGGAATCGAGTGAATCTGGTGCTAACGGCGAAACTGCTCGAGTTTACGTACGGGCCAGCTTTTCCGGAAATGAAAATCG CCGATGAAGACGCTCACCTTGTACCGGACGGTATGACCAACGATGGTATTGCCCAAGCTTGGATACGCTTCCTGAAGATCCTCGGTGCGCCAACGGATCTGTGCTGTCCGCAGGTGATCAGCCGCACACCACAATTTATCCAGGCGGTGCTACTGAACGCGGACGGTATCGAACCGCAGCATCATCCCTGTTTGCTGAGTTTGCCGCAAATTTTCCTCAAAACCATGAAGGGAATTGCCGGACTGGTTGACGCTTTCCTTG GCATAGCGCAGTATAGAATGGACGAGAGCAATCTCCTCGAGAGCATCAGTCAGCTTACATTCACAAACAATgcaaacggtggtggtggtgttggtggtggaatgCATTCGAGTAGTGGATCCGTCATTAGCTTTAGACACTCCGGAGGCGAGATCAAATCGAGCGTACTGCGTGCCAGTGGAGGGCTCGGGGGACTTGGTCTCGGAGCCGCACTGGGCGTAGTAGGTAGCAACGCCGCCGCTGGCACGGGTCCGACGGGATCGGCACCGGGTGTAGTCTCTAGCGGTGGAGGTAGCGGTTGCATAAACAATGTTAGTATTATaggttgtagtagtagtagttcgAGTGCTGGAAGCGCCGGAGCTGCGAATGGTGGCAATGTGGGATTTGGTTTTTCGTACGATACATCAACCGCAG GATTTACGAAAGGATCGTTTAGCGGACTTACTAGCAGCCGCAGTACGTCATCTAGCCATCCGAACAATGTACCACAATCGGCATCTCTACCTTCGACGGGATTTTCGT CGATGCTGTCGTTATGCCAGGAAAACCGATATCCTTTAGCGGCAAACCGTCCCAGATGTAACAGCATCTTGCATCTCTTCGGCGAATGGCTGTTCGATGCAGCGCACATCGGCGGTGACACGTGGATGCAAAACACCAAAA AGCGAGCGGCCGAAGCGAAACGGCGCCCTTCGTCCATGATCATGGACAATCGCAAGGGCAGTTTATCGCAGCCACCTTCCCTGTCCGAGGTGAATGACGTTTCGCCCGGGCTTACGATCGACAAGTATGAGTCGGGCAAGGCGGAAGCCCTGGGCGCACTGTGCCGCATATTCTGTGCGAAGAAAACGGGCGAAGAAATTCTGCCCGTATACCTGGCCCGCTTCTATATGGCACTGCACCAGGGGCTCAAGACGAACGATAGCCGGGAGTGTATGGAAACGCTCGCCAGCATATTGTACAACTCTTCCGACCTGTTTCGCATCGATCTGGAAGGCATACAGGTGCTGTTGCCTTCGTTCATTAGCGCGCTGGAGCTGATTTTGCCCGAGAAGGACCTGCGCATGCGGTCGCAAAACGTGCTCATTAACAAAACCGAGCTGCGACGGGCGGCGATCAACATACTGCTCTCCATGCTGGCCCTTCCGCTACACTTCCAGACGCTCCCAATACGCGACATTATGGGTGGACCGAACGATCG AAGCATTACCTTCCTTCATCTCAAACCACGCCTTATCAACATACTCATGAATGCGTTGCAAGTGGAAACGGACCCTCAAAACACGCACATGCTGCTCGGTGGATTGCATCTGTGCGTCCAGGACTCGGTAACGTTTGAGGAGACGGAGAATGGTTCCGCGGAAGCGCTACATTCACTGCATCCGACTGCCGAAACCTCCAATCTGCTCAGCTCGG CCTGCTCCGAGAAGAGTGCCTACTCCATGAACAGCGCCAATTCCAGCATCGGTGGACACAGTACCGCAACACTTAGCAATGAACCTTCTAGTTTGCCGGCTTTTGATGATTTCTCATCCGACATTATTCATGAGTTAGAATTGAGTTCATCTGCAATTTATG ATAGCGCCCATGCGTTGTTTGTGCGAGCGACCTACTTAGTGTGTCATCGACTGATTTCGTCATGGAAAACGGATCTAAACGTATCGCTGGCAGCGCTGGAGCTGCTTACGGGCTTGGCAGGCATGCGTGTAAAAGACTCTG ATGTTCTGGAATGCAAACGAGCTGTAAAGTGGATCTGCGATTACATCTGCTACCAATGCTCGAGACCTCCGCCGGCGCACATTAAGGACCTTCACAGCACGATCGTGGCAGCGTTCCAGTGCACCTCCGCCTGGCTGATGAACCATCCGTACCTGCTGCAGGACAAGGAGTGTCTTACGATCGTGCTGGAAGTCGTGGAGCTTGGCATATCGGGCTCGAAAAGTGTCGGAAAACCGGGCGAACCGGTCAAGTACAAGGACGAAAAGGAGCTCAAGCCGGCCAGTATGCGTGTGCGCGATGCGGCCGAAAACATGCTGACGATGATACTGGAGCAAATTGATTACTTCCCGAACGAGTGTGGCAAGCAGTCGCTGTCGTCGTTGTTGGACGAGGTAGTGCTGGCCAAACATTCCAACACATCGGGAGAGTATGTGGGAGAGTTGCCCCAAGAGCAGGCGATCAAaaagtttaaatattttgtgacGGAAAATTCGACCGTGCTCGCGTTGTTCGAGGAACCGCTCGGTAACGATCAGGATCCTCAGCCAACGGTTACAA TTCTCATTCGCGGTCCATTCGGACGTCACGCCTGGACGATGCAATTGCGTCATCTGTCCAGAAGCAAATCGGGCACAAAGTACCATGCGCCCAACCCGGGCAGACCGGTGCCCATGAACGACATTATGATGCGCCAGGAAATGGAGTACAAATACTTTCCCGACTCTGTTGACCGTATACCACCGTGTGTGGTAGATTATTCCATTCCGACATTGGATTCAGCGGAGCAAAAGATTGGCAACCAGTCCACCAAACAACTGGCCCGGCTAGTGGAGCAACAGGTGGGCTACGAAAAGTTATCCTGGGCCGAAACGGAGTGTTCCGTCGATGGGCTGGGGCATGCACAGGAAGCATCACCACCGAGCGTCTGCCACGAGTTTCAAGCGGCGAGACTGTTTCTGTCCCATTTTGGATTCCTTACCATCGGCCAGAACAACGCTAGTGGTCAAAAATTGGACGGCAGTGCACCGCTGCTAACGACGCTGGACACATCCAAGCCAGAGTTTTGTCAGGATTTGAGAATGTTGGATAAAATGTCTCCCCGGTCCTGTGACACGATACACGTGTTCTACGTGAAGGCCGGTCAAAGCACGGAGGCGGAAATCATCGGCAACATGGATCCGGAGAATCTCTCCTCGATTGAGCCGCATTTTTGGAGGATGCTGTACACGATCGGCTGGCCAGTGGCGGTGCAAGAGCACGCGGGCTGGACCGGTTTCATCGGCACCAGTTGGAAGATTCCGCGAGACAATAAACCCTGTGCGCAGCAAGGCGAGCAAAAGACCGGCTCGCCGGAAGAGTGGAATCTGAATGGGGAAAAGACGGTGCTCTACTGGGCCGATGTTTCCTCCGAGATGGCAATCGTGGTGCCGAATCGTAACAACAAGGTGGACCTAACGACCGGCGAAGATACAGGCGCAGGCGACGGAAGCGGTTGTTCCTCGACGACGTACGAGCGTAGCGTAAGCGAAATACAGCCCCGCTCGTCCTCTGTTTCGACCAACCAGCCACGCCAGTACTCGCTGGACAGTGAATCGGCCCGCTACGGTTCGATGAGCAAATCGGCCGATCCGATTCCACCGGTGCGCCGCAGAACGGGGGCAACCAAACCGAGCACGCTGTACACGGCACCTTCGGCCAAGATTTTGCTCGTTTGGCTGGAAAGCTACGAGGATCATCTAACGTTCCCGATCGATGGACTGCTGCCCTACACCCGAGCCGGTTATTCCACCCAGCACGGGACTGTGGCGTCGATTCCATCGAGTGAATGTTTCATCATCTATCTGCACGCACTTTCCTCGAGCCTGTTGCGTGTGAAGCTGCAAGGACCGGTGGGCCGGATGAACTTTGCCATCCCTCTAATAGACGGAATGGTAGTGAGCAAGCGCGTGATCGGATCACTGATTCGCCAAACCGCGTGTAACATGGCGAAACGAAAGCGTTTGGATAACGACTC cTATCAACCGCCACACGTTCGACGCCGCATCAAGATCCAGGAAATGATGCAAAGATATAAGAAAGATCTGACCGAGCCGGAGATGCTGGCTGACTTATTTAAATCGTCCATATAA